Proteins found in one Planctomycetes bacterium MalM25 genomic segment:
- the atsA_32 gene encoding Arylsulfatase, translating to MSFSHWVLSLLVACVWLPPSGAPASEEGRILPFAPTPMKSVVNPRLQDSTMEWPAPVSRLPDDAPNIVIVLLDDVGFGVADTFGGEVHTPTLTRLADEGIRYNRFHTTSICSPTRAAMLTGRNHTRIGSGTIAERAVAFDGYTGVIPKTAATVPEVLKHYGYHTAAFGKWHNTPATEATSIGPKDRWPNGYGFEHFYGFLGGETSQWEPRLTRNYDAIEPPEHDPEYHLTVDLIDNSLAWLDDLRAYAPDKPFLLYLAPGAVHGPHHIFPEWAKKYEGKFDDGWDAYRERVHQRQLELGVIPPGTKLTPRDETLEGWDDIPAEQRAFQTRLMELFAGFVEHTDREVGRLIDGLEERGVRENTIVFYIFGDNGSSSEGQRGSISELLAQNNIPNTVEQQLAALDQLGGLDALGSPKTDNMYHAGWAWAGGTPFKGTKLLGSYFGGTRNPMVVSWPKGIQPDPKPRSQFHHVTDLVPTIYDLLDITPPEVVNGQQQIPFDGVSLAYTFDDADAAGQKDVQFFDNNGSRAIYKDGWMACTFGPFIPWNTPLSVPRIAKWDSATDEWELYNLREDFSQANNLAEQEPERLAQLKAEFLALAEQNLDFPIGAGNWLRLHPADRIKTDYTEWTFTENTRRMPEFCAPGVGRQSTAVTIDLEVGEAADGVLYAVGGSGGGLTVYLDKGHLVYEYNMMIIEQYSARSAEPLAAGEHQIKIDTTIEGPGKPGVATLSVDGAEVAQAELKRTVPVTFTATESFDVGVDLGSTVSMNYFDRRPFELDGEIRKLHVELK from the coding sequence ATGAGCTTCTCTCATTGGGTTTTGAGTCTCCTTGTCGCGTGCGTTTGGCTTCCACCGAGCGGAGCCCCCGCCTCGGAAGAAGGACGCATCCTCCCGTTCGCCCCGACGCCTATGAAGAGCGTCGTGAACCCGCGGCTGCAAGACTCCACGATGGAGTGGCCCGCGCCCGTGAGTCGGCTGCCGGACGACGCACCGAACATTGTGATCGTGCTGCTCGACGACGTCGGCTTCGGCGTCGCCGACACGTTCGGCGGCGAGGTCCACACGCCGACGCTCACCCGCCTGGCGGACGAAGGGATCCGGTACAACCGATTCCACACGACCTCGATTTGCTCGCCGACCCGCGCGGCGATGCTCACGGGGCGCAACCACACACGCATCGGCTCCGGCACGATCGCCGAGCGCGCGGTCGCGTTCGATGGCTACACGGGCGTCATCCCCAAGACGGCCGCCACCGTGCCCGAGGTGCTGAAGCACTACGGCTACCACACGGCCGCCTTCGGCAAGTGGCACAACACGCCCGCTACGGAAGCGACCTCGATCGGTCCGAAGGACCGCTGGCCGAACGGCTACGGCTTCGAGCACTTCTACGGCTTCCTCGGCGGCGAGACCTCGCAGTGGGAGCCGCGGCTCACGCGCAACTACGACGCCATCGAACCCCCCGAGCACGACCCGGAGTACCACCTCACGGTCGACCTGATCGACAACTCGCTCGCCTGGCTCGACGACCTGCGGGCGTACGCGCCGGACAAGCCGTTCCTGCTCTACCTGGCGCCGGGCGCCGTGCACGGCCCGCACCACATCTTCCCCGAGTGGGCCAAGAAGTACGAAGGCAAGTTCGACGACGGTTGGGACGCCTACCGCGAGCGCGTCCACCAGCGCCAGCTCGAGCTGGGCGTCATCCCGCCCGGCACGAAGCTCACCCCGCGCGACGAAACGCTCGAGGGCTGGGACGATATCCCCGCCGAGCAACGCGCTTTCCAGACGCGTCTCATGGAGCTGTTCGCCGGCTTTGTGGAGCACACCGACCGCGAGGTCGGACGGCTGATCGACGGCCTCGAAGAGCGCGGCGTGCGCGAGAACACGATCGTCTTCTATATCTTCGGCGATAACGGATCGAGCTCGGAGGGTCAGCGCGGCAGCATCAGCGAGCTGCTCGCCCAGAACAACATCCCCAACACGGTCGAGCAGCAGCTCGCGGCGCTCGACCAGCTTGGCGGGCTCGACGCACTCGGCTCGCCCAAGACCGACAACATGTACCACGCCGGCTGGGCGTGGGCGGGGGGCACACCGTTCAAGGGGACCAAGCTGCTCGGCTCGTACTTCGGCGGCACGCGCAACCCGATGGTCGTCTCGTGGCCCAAGGGGATTCAACCGGACCCGAAGCCGCGCTCGCAGTTCCATCACGTGACCGACCTCGTGCCGACCATCTACGACCTGCTCGACATCACGCCCCCCGAGGTGGTGAACGGCCAGCAGCAAATCCCGTTCGACGGCGTCAGCCTCGCCTACACGTTCGACGACGCCGACGCGGCAGGCCAGAAGGACGTGCAGTTCTTCGACAACAACGGCAGCCGCGCCATCTACAAGGATGGCTGGATGGCTTGCACCTTCGGCCCCTTCATCCCCTGGAACACGCCCCTCTCGGTCCCGCGGATCGCGAAGTGGGACTCGGCGACCGACGAGTGGGAGCTGTACAACCTCCGCGAGGATTTCTCGCAAGCGAACAACCTGGCCGAGCAAGAGCCCGAACGGCTCGCGCAGCTCAAGGCCGAGTTCCTCGCCCTCGCCGAGCAGAACCTCGACTTCCCGATCGGCGCCGGCAACTGGCTGCGGCTCCACCCGGCCGACCGGATCAAGACCGACTACACCGAGTGGACCTTCACCGAGAACACCCGCCGGATGCCCGAGTTCTGCGCCCCGGGCGTCGGCCGGCAGAGCACCGCGGTGACCATCGACCTGGAGGTCGGCGAAGCGGCCGACGGCGTGCTGTACGCGGTCGGCGGCTCGGGGGGCGGCCTGACCGTCTACCTCGACAAGGGTCACCTCGTCTACGAGTACAACATGATGATCATCGAGCAGTACTCGGCCCGTTCGGCGGAGCCGCTCGCCGCCGGTGAGCACCAGATCAAGATCGACACCACGATCGAAGGCCCCGGCAAGCCGGGCGTGGCGACCCTGAGCGTCGATGGCGCCGAGGTCGCCCAAGCCGAGCTCAAGCGGACCGTCCCCGTCACGTTCACGGCGACCGAGTCGTTCGACGTGGGCGTCGACCTCGGCTCGACCGTGTCGATGAACTACTTCGACCGCCGCCCGTTCGAGCTCGACGGCGAGATCCGCAAGCTCCATGTCGAGCTGAAGTAG
- the uvrA_2 gene encoding UvrABC system protein A, giving the protein MPASDIVIRGAREHNLRGVDVTLPRNQLICLTGVSGSGKSSLAFDTLFAEGQRRYVESLSTFARQFLGQMPKPDVDHISGLSPSISIAQKQSGTNPRSTVGTITEIYDFLRVLYARVGQGHCPSCGDPIAAQSREQILGRILTLPAKSKFMVLAPVVRQQKGEHRDLFEDLLKKGFVRVRIDGDVYELTDAPPLERQRRHDIEVVVDRLVTGPSIRGRLSEAVDTALRLAGGSLVIAPQNDEAKPDVPPADASEGDGLPATSGKKKRGRVGLQPGDLALSADFACVKCGLSFDAPTPQLFSFNSPQGMCLSCDGLGEMYTFDPQELVEDETKTFAGGALAFVGRWRDLGRWKRHIYQGVADTMERKLKLEEGTLLETPWQDMPDEWQDLWLWGAGETHITFTWKTGRATQKYGGEFEGIIPELLEKYRTSQSQMQIRQLEKFMRVMDCPDCDGKRLNPQACNVRLTTDSDGFPNGSATKTLPDVCGLSIDEATAFFGGLVLGDSQQMIASEVLKEVRGRLGFLTDVGLGYLSLDRTAPTLSGGETQRIRLAGQVGCGLVGVTYVLDEPSIGLHARDNVRLIETLLRLRDLGNTVVVVEHDEDTMRAADLLIDFGPGPGVKGGEVVAVGDAKAIAKEERSQTGAFLGGKREIAVPEARRILDDGLRNADYQIAEPRPLRSKKLSTEDLQGDVPKLRVLGARHNNLKDVDVEIPLGVFVCVTGVSGSGKSSIVNDILMESLRRDLMKGKGEPGEHDELQGLEHLDKVISIDQSAIGRTPRSNPGTYIKVFDDIRALYAQTPESKRRGYKPGRFSFNVAGGRCEACDGNGANKLEMDFLADVWVTCQVCSGKRFNRETLQVEFKGASIADALEMDIVQAMEHFESIPQVHHKLSTLHAVGLDYLKLGQPSPTLSGGEAQRIKLAKELVKKSTGKTLYVLDEPTTGLHFADIDMLLKVLHGFVDQGNTVLVVEHNLDVVKTADWIIDIGPEGGAGGGQVVGAGTPEQVCKQARGKSSPRSHTAEALAPLLSGKAAVSAKQPKKRPVKEAKAIEVRGASQHNLRGVDAKIPRDEMTVFCGPSGSGKSSLAMDTIYAEGQRRYVESLGSYARQFVGQLQKPAVEHVEGLSPSIAIEQRTVGHTPRSTVGTVTEIYDYFRVLYARLGDPYCPDCETPIGTQTADDVTDKVMADPEGTKLQLMAPLELAAGDSYADLFEDLLKGGYRRVWVDGQTYELESTPRIDRRRRHDVAVVVDRISVQKKSRRRIAEAVEAALGLGRGVMLVVYPDPDKPESKWQVRVHSQHLTCESCGRSFETLTPHSFSFNSSLGWCGACEGLGVQTGANPAALLRDEELTLAKGALLLWPSLNNDLSRAMLTALAEQTDIPLDTPYRKLTARQRRTLLYGTGDEWIEVKNGEPSASAGGGKKKKASKAEAAGPALKFQFKGLYPALEEASKLSPRLRATLEHLVDEIECSECGGSRLRDDASAMRFRGQTIEQIVRAPLGELLDTIGSWKLDKREKKIAGEIVREIHNRLTFLVEVGLEYLTIGRQAPSLSGGESQRIRLASQVGSGLVGVLYVLDEPTIGLHPRDNARLIKALHKLRDLGNTLLVVEHDKEVVASADRLLDFGPAAGRHGGEIVADGTPAQVAKKRKSVTGPYLSGKKAIPVPTNRRLSPSPSGGGTKGGGAAGTRRRPHPGPPPEGEGVPKGHPVLRVVGARHNNLKSVNVDFPLGTLTAVTGVSGSGKSSLVNEILYNQLARTLHRSSAIAGAHDRIDGVQHINKVIRVDQSALGNSPMSNPATYTGVFDLIRQLFAQLPESKLRGYQARQFSFNVAGGRCDECDGAGQRCIEMHFLPDVWVECETCRGERYNPDTLAVRYREKSIADVLRMSCAEALELFENIPKIRRILQTICDVGLDYVQLGQSAPTLSGGEAQRVKLAAELARPDTGQTLYLLDEPTTGLHFDDLAKLLDVLHRLVDLGNTVAVIEHNLDVIKQSDWIIDIGPEAGKHGGTVVGCGTPEMICESAEASHTAEALAPVLAEGPHKKRRTRRDADDSQEGDLDLDEVGEGVDMPWEADGRRWHTRDRVGRDGSSCQWDGKVVDEVERRIQDLGDFAPTNWKNRSVVEITGHKKSDGWFFHALTGERWLVKLKFRTAKRTFNRDTLSAEIDLPPLNDLDDIEAYGSGPRVKCKNLRGPWQEVQVAVHNFKEIDKPEFWAMVEKAVAGFQKFVTREEKKPEDHMPWKVLGQKWHLARKGFSPGKKVKWQPELLEELLELLAEATPSGEYLWNNKVLVHRMAPGVEGPWATVVTKRAENVELALNGPKGAVQLGQFVDLAEDAELDTRRDDRDTVRLRFDSQDALAQADLPEFVRRHLEVSTQGAGA; this is encoded by the coding sequence ATGCCCGCATCCGATATCGTCATCCGCGGCGCCCGCGAGCACAACTTGCGTGGCGTGGACGTCACCCTGCCGCGCAATCAGCTGATCTGCCTGACCGGCGTTTCGGGCAGCGGCAAGAGCTCGCTCGCGTTCGACACGCTCTTCGCGGAGGGCCAGCGCCGGTACGTCGAGAGCCTCTCAACCTTCGCGCGCCAGTTCCTCGGCCAAATGCCCAAGCCGGACGTCGATCACATCTCGGGGCTGAGCCCGTCGATCTCGATCGCGCAGAAACAGTCGGGCACCAATCCGCGGTCGACCGTCGGCACGATCACGGAGATCTACGACTTCCTCCGTGTGCTCTACGCGCGGGTCGGCCAAGGCCACTGCCCCAGCTGCGGCGACCCGATCGCCGCGCAGAGCCGCGAGCAGATCCTCGGTCGCATCCTCACGCTGCCCGCGAAGAGCAAGTTCATGGTGCTCGCGCCGGTGGTGCGGCAGCAGAAGGGCGAGCACCGCGACCTCTTCGAGGACCTGCTGAAGAAGGGCTTCGTCCGCGTCCGCATCGACGGCGACGTGTACGAGCTGACCGACGCCCCGCCGCTCGAACGGCAGCGTCGGCACGACATCGAGGTGGTCGTCGATCGCCTCGTCACCGGGCCGAGCATCCGCGGCCGTTTGAGCGAAGCGGTCGATACGGCGTTGCGGCTGGCAGGGGGGTCGCTCGTCATCGCTCCCCAGAACGACGAGGCGAAGCCCGACGTTCCTCCTGCAGACGCGTCTGAGGGAGACGGGCTTCCCGCTACCTCCGGCAAGAAGAAGCGTGGCCGCGTCGGACTCCAGCCAGGCGACCTCGCGCTGTCGGCCGACTTCGCCTGTGTGAAGTGCGGCCTCTCGTTCGACGCGCCGACGCCTCAGCTCTTCAGCTTCAACAGCCCGCAGGGGATGTGCCTCTCGTGCGACGGGCTCGGCGAGATGTACACGTTCGACCCGCAAGAGCTGGTCGAAGACGAGACCAAGACCTTCGCTGGCGGCGCGCTGGCGTTTGTCGGCCGCTGGCGCGACCTGGGGCGTTGGAAACGCCACATCTACCAGGGCGTCGCGGACACGATGGAGCGCAAGCTCAAGCTCGAGGAGGGGACGCTCCTCGAAACGCCCTGGCAGGACATGCCGGACGAGTGGCAGGACCTCTGGCTCTGGGGCGCGGGCGAGACGCACATCACCTTCACCTGGAAGACGGGCCGCGCCACGCAGAAGTACGGCGGCGAGTTCGAGGGGATCATCCCCGAACTTCTGGAGAAGTACCGCACCTCGCAGAGCCAGATGCAGATCCGGCAACTCGAGAAGTTCATGCGCGTCATGGACTGTCCCGATTGCGACGGCAAGCGGCTCAACCCCCAGGCGTGCAACGTCCGGCTCACGACCGACAGCGACGGTTTCCCCAACGGCTCGGCGACCAAGACGCTGCCCGACGTCTGCGGGCTGTCGATCGACGAGGCGACCGCCTTCTTCGGCGGGCTGGTCCTGGGCGACTCGCAGCAGATGATCGCCTCGGAGGTGCTCAAGGAGGTCCGCGGGCGGCTCGGCTTCTTGACCGACGTCGGGCTCGGTTACCTGTCGCTCGACCGCACGGCTCCGACGCTCTCCGGCGGCGAGACGCAGCGCATCCGCCTCGCGGGGCAGGTCGGCTGCGGCCTGGTGGGAGTAACTTATGTGCTCGACGAGCCGTCGATCGGTCTGCACGCGCGCGACAACGTCCGCTTGATCGAGACGCTCCTCCGCCTGCGTGACCTGGGCAACACGGTCGTCGTCGTCGAGCACGACGAGGACACGATGCGGGCGGCCGACCTGCTGATCGACTTCGGCCCCGGCCCCGGCGTGAAGGGGGGCGAGGTGGTCGCTGTCGGCGACGCCAAGGCGATCGCCAAAGAAGAACGCAGCCAGACCGGCGCGTTCTTGGGGGGGAAACGCGAGATCGCCGTGCCGGAAGCCAGGAGGATTCTGGATGACGGATTGCGGAACGCGGACTACCAGATCGCCGAGCCGCGCCCTTTGCGGAGCAAGAAGCTCTCAACCGAAGACCTGCAAGGCGATGTCCCCAAGCTCCGCGTCCTCGGCGCCCGGCACAACAACCTGAAGGACGTCGACGTCGAGATCCCGCTCGGGGTGTTCGTCTGCGTGACCGGCGTGTCGGGGTCGGGCAAGTCGTCGATCGTTAACGACATCCTGATGGAGTCGCTCCGCCGCGACCTGATGAAGGGGAAGGGCGAGCCGGGCGAGCACGACGAGCTTCAAGGGCTCGAGCACCTCGACAAAGTGATCTCGATCGACCAGTCGGCCATCGGCCGCACGCCGCGCTCGAACCCGGGCACGTACATCAAGGTCTTTGACGACATCCGCGCTCTGTACGCCCAGACGCCCGAGTCGAAACGCCGCGGCTACAAGCCGGGCCGGTTCAGCTTCAACGTCGCCGGCGGGCGGTGCGAGGCGTGCGACGGCAACGGCGCCAACAAGCTGGAGATGGACTTCCTGGCCGACGTGTGGGTCACGTGCCAGGTCTGCTCCGGCAAGCGGTTCAACCGCGAGACGCTGCAAGTCGAGTTCAAGGGCGCTTCGATCGCGGACGCGCTCGAGATGGACATCGTCCAGGCGATGGAGCACTTCGAATCGATCCCGCAGGTCCATCACAAGCTGAGCACCCTCCACGCGGTCGGCCTCGACTACCTGAAGCTCGGCCAGCCCTCGCCGACGCTCTCGGGCGGCGAAGCGCAGCGGATCAAGCTCGCCAAGGAGCTGGTCAAGAAATCGACCGGCAAGACGCTCTACGTGCTCGACGAGCCGACCACCGGCTTGCACTTCGCCGACATCGACATGCTGCTGAAGGTGCTGCACGGCTTCGTCGATCAGGGCAACACGGTGCTGGTCGTCGAGCACAACCTCGATGTGGTGAAGACCGCCGACTGGATCATCGACATCGGCCCCGAGGGGGGCGCAGGGGGCGGGCAGGTTGTGGGCGCGGGCACTCCTGAACAGGTCTGCAAGCAAGCCCGTGGTAAGTCGTCACCCCGCTCACATACCGCCGAGGCGCTCGCGCCGCTTTTGAGCGGCAAGGCCGCCGTCTCCGCGAAGCAGCCGAAGAAACGCCCCGTCAAAGAGGCGAAGGCGATCGAGGTCCGCGGCGCATCACAGCACAACCTCCGGGGTGTGGACGCGAAGATCCCTCGCGACGAGATGACCGTCTTCTGCGGACCCAGCGGTTCGGGCAAGTCGTCGCTCGCGATGGACACGATCTACGCCGAGGGCCAACGGCGGTACGTCGAGTCGCTGGGCAGCTACGCCCGGCAGTTCGTTGGTCAGCTGCAGAAGCCGGCGGTCGAGCACGTTGAGGGACTGAGCCCGTCGATCGCCATCGAGCAGCGCACCGTCGGCCACACGCCCCGCTCGACGGTCGGCACGGTCACGGAGATCTACGACTACTTCCGCGTGCTCTACGCCCGGCTCGGCGATCCGTACTGCCCCGATTGCGAGACGCCGATCGGCACCCAGACGGCCGACGATGTCACCGACAAGGTGATGGCCGATCCCGAAGGGACGAAGCTGCAGCTCATGGCGCCCCTCGAGTTGGCCGCCGGCGATTCGTACGCCGACCTGTTCGAGGACCTGCTCAAAGGGGGCTACCGCCGCGTCTGGGTCGATGGCCAGACGTACGAGCTGGAGAGCACGCCCCGCATCGATCGCCGCCGGCGGCACGACGTGGCCGTGGTTGTCGATCGGATCAGCGTGCAGAAGAAGTCACGCCGTCGCATCGCCGAGGCGGTTGAGGCCGCGCTCGGCCTGGGCCGCGGCGTGATGCTCGTCGTTTATCCCGACCCGGACAAGCCGGAGAGCAAGTGGCAGGTCCGCGTCCACAGCCAGCACCTGACGTGCGAATCGTGTGGTCGCAGCTTCGAGACACTCACCCCGCACAGCTTCTCGTTCAACAGCTCGCTCGGGTGGTGCGGCGCGTGCGAGGGCCTCGGGGTGCAGACCGGCGCCAACCCGGCAGCGTTGTTGCGTGACGAGGAGTTAACCCTCGCCAAGGGGGCGCTGCTGCTCTGGCCCTCGCTCAATAACGACCTGTCGCGGGCGATGCTCACCGCCCTCGCCGAACAGACCGACATCCCGCTCGACACCCCATACCGCAAGCTGACCGCACGCCAACGCCGCACGCTGCTCTACGGCACGGGCGACGAGTGGATTGAAGTGAAGAACGGCGAGCCCTCGGCGTCAGCCGGGGGTGGAAAGAAGAAGAAAGCGTCGAAAGCGGAAGCAGCCGGCCCGGCACTCAAGTTCCAGTTCAAAGGCTTGTACCCCGCTCTCGAAGAGGCCTCGAAGCTCTCGCCCCGTTTGCGGGCGACCCTTGAGCACCTGGTCGATGAGATCGAGTGCAGCGAGTGCGGCGGCAGCCGCCTGCGCGACGACGCCTCGGCGATGCGTTTTCGCGGTCAGACGATCGAACAGATCGTCCGCGCGCCGCTTGGCGAGCTGCTCGACACGATCGGCTCGTGGAAGCTCGATAAACGCGAGAAGAAGATCGCCGGCGAGATCGTCCGCGAGATCCACAACCGGTTAACCTTCCTGGTCGAGGTCGGCCTGGAGTACCTCACGATCGGCCGCCAGGCGCCGAGCCTCTCGGGCGGCGAATCGCAACGCATCCGCCTCGCGAGCCAGGTCGGCAGCGGCCTGGTCGGCGTGCTCTACGTGCTCGACGAGCCGACGATCGGCCTGCACCCACGCGACAACGCCCGGCTGATCAAGGCGCTGCACAAGCTCCGCGACCTGGGCAACACGCTGCTGGTGGTCGAGCACGACAAGGAGGTGGTCGCTTCGGCCGACCGCCTGCTCGACTTCGGCCCGGCCGCCGGCCGCCACGGGGGCGAGATCGTCGCCGACGGCACGCCCGCCCAGGTGGCGAAGAAACGCAAGAGCGTCACGGGGCCGTACCTTTCCGGCAAGAAGGCGATCCCGGTTCCGACGAATAGGCGCTTATCTCCCTCCCCCTCAGGGGGAGGGACTAAGGGTGGGGGCGCAGCGGGTACCCGGCGTCGCCCCCACCCCGGCCCTCCCCCTGAGGGGGAGGGGGTTCCGAAGGGACACCCTGTCCTGCGCGTCGTCGGCGCCCGGCACAACAACCTGAAGAGCGTGAACGTCGATTTCCCGCTCGGCACACTCACCGCGGTGACCGGCGTGTCGGGGTCGGGCAAGTCGTCGCTGGTCAACGAGATCCTCTACAACCAGCTCGCCCGCACGCTGCACCGCTCGAGCGCCATCGCCGGCGCGCACGACCGGATCGACGGGGTGCAGCACATCAACAAAGTGATCCGCGTCGATCAGTCGGCTCTGGGCAACTCGCCCATGTCGAACCCGGCGACCTACACGGGCGTTTTCGACCTGATCCGCCAGCTCTTTGCCCAGCTGCCCGAGTCGAAGCTCCGAGGCTATCAGGCGCGGCAGTTCAGCTTCAACGTCGCGGGCGGGCGGTGCGACGAGTGCGACGGCGCCGGCCAGCGCTGCATCGAGATGCACTTCCTCCCGGACGTGTGGGTCGAGTGCGAGACCTGCCGCGGCGAGCGCTACAACCCGGACACGCTCGCGGTCCGCTACCGCGAGAAGTCGATCGCCGACGTGCTGCGGATGAGTTGCGCCGAGGCGCTCGAGCTGTTCGAGAACATCCCCAAGATCCGCCGCATCCTGCAAACGATCTGCGACGTCGGACTCGACTACGTGCAGCTCGGCCAGTCGGCGCCGACGCTCTCGGGCGGCGAAGCGCAGCGCGTGAAGCTCGCCGCCGAGCTGGCGCGGCCCGACACGGGGCAGACGCTCTACCTGCTCGACGAGCCGACCACCGGCCTTCACTTCGACGACCTCGCGAAGCTGCTCGACGTGCTCCACCGGCTGGTCGATCTCGGCAACACGGTCGCGGTCATTGAGCACAACCTCGATGTCATCAAGCAGAGCGACTGGATCATCGACATCGGCCCCGAAGCGGGCAAGCACGGCGGCACGGTCGTCGGCTGCGGCACGCCCGAGATGATCTGCGAGTCGGCCGAGGCGTCGCACACCGCCGAGGCGCTCGCGCCGGTGCTGGCCGAGGGGCCGCACAAGAAGCGAAGGACGCGCCGCGATGCGGACGACTCTCAGGAGGGGGATCTCGACCTGGACGAAGTCGGCGAGGGCGTCGACATGCCGTGGGAGGCGGACGGCCGCCGGTGGCACACGCGTGACCGCGTCGGCCGCGACGGCTCGTCGTGCCAGTGGGACGGCAAGGTCGTCGACGAGGTCGAACGCCGCATCCAGGACCTGGGCGACTTCGCCCCGACCAACTGGAAGAACCGCTCGGTGGTCGAGATCACCGGGCACAAGAAGTCGGACGGCTGGTTCTTCCACGCGCTCACCGGCGAGCGGTGGCTCGTGAAGCTGAAGTTCCGCACCGCCAAGCGGACCTTCAACCGCGACACGCTGTCTGCCGAGATCGACTTGCCGCCGCTCAACGATCTGGACGACATCGAGGCGTACGGATCCGGGCCGCGCGTGAAGTGCAAGAACCTGCGCGGGCCGTGGCAGGAGGTGCAGGTCGCGGTCCACAACTTCAAGGAGATCGACAAGCCCGAGTTCTGGGCGATGGTCGAGAAGGCGGTCGCTGGCTTCCAGAAGTTCGTGACCCGCGAAGAGAAGAAGCCCGAGGACCACATGCCGTGGAAGGTGCTCGGCCAGAAGTGGCACCTCGCCCGCAAGGGCTTCTCGCCCGGCAAGAAGGTGAAGTGGCAGCCCGAGCTGCTCGAGGAGCTGCTCGAACTCCTCGCCGAGGCCACCCCTTCGGGCGAGTACCTGTGGAACAACAAGGTGCTGGTCCACCGCATGGCGCCAGGCGTCGAGGGGCCGTGGGCGACGGTCGTCACCAAGCGGGCGGAGAACGTCGAGCTCGCGCTCAACGGGCCGAAGGGCGCCGTGCAGCTCGGCCAGTTCGTCGACCTCGCCGAGGACGCCGAGCTCGACACCCGCCGCGACGACCGCGACACGGTCCGGCTGCGATTCGACTCGCAGGATGCGCTCGCACAGGCCGACCTGCCCGAGTTCGTCCGCCGGCACCTTGAGGTCAGCACCCAAGGCGCCGGCGCTTGA
- a CDS encoding Hemin uptake protein hemP — protein sequence MAQPPKPQPTTTTPGSVSVRPGGCPTAASLTRVVDSAELFGEARTVLIQHAGEQYRLIVTKNDKLILQK from the coding sequence ATGGCTCAGCCCCCCAAGCCCCAGCCCACCACCACGACCCCCGGGTCGGTCTCAGTCCGTCCCGGCGGGTGCCCGACGGCGGCTTCGTTGACGCGGGTTGTTGATTCGGCCGAGCTCTTCGGCGAAGCCCGCACCGTGCTTATCCAGCACGCCGGGGAGCAGTACCGCTTGATCGTCACGAAGAACGACAAGCTGATCCTGCAGAAGTGA
- a CDS encoding DinB superfamily protein, with protein MEGSHEAIWLQATIDTLRKNKALADSAIEQLSLEQLRVSLHPELNSIAVIMKHVAGNLRSRWTDFLEADGEKPERNRDGEFIDDYADRQAILDDWESGWATLFAALGRLTPADLGREVPIRGCPHPVPLAIQRSITHTSYHLGQIVQTARAVVGEGWRTLTIPRGKSEEYNRETWARG; from the coding sequence ATGGAGGGTTCGCACGAAGCGATCTGGCTGCAGGCGACGATCGACACCCTACGCAAGAACAAGGCGCTCGCGGACTCCGCAATCGAGCAGCTGAGCCTCGAACAGCTGCGAGTGTCGCTCCACCCGGAGTTGAACTCGATCGCGGTCATCATGAAGCACGTCGCGGGAAACCTCCGCTCGCGGTGGACCGATTTTCTTGAAGCCGACGGCGAGAAACCCGAGCGGAACCGGGACGGCGAGTTCATCGACGATTACGCCGACCGCCAGGCGATTCTTGACGATTGGGAGTCGGGCTGGGCCACGCTGTTTGCCGCTCTGGGCCGCCTGACGCCGGCGGACCTGGGCCGCGAGGTCCCTATCCGGGGCTGTCCGCACCCCGTGCCGCTGGCGATCCAGCGATCGATCACCCACACGTCGTACCACCTGGGGCAGATCGTGCAGACGGCCCGGGCGGTCGTGGGCGAGGGCTGGCGGACGCTCACGATACCCCGCGGAAAATCCGAGGAGTACAACCGCGAGACCTGGGCCCGGGGCTGA